Genomic DNA from Leptospira venezuelensis:
ATGCCAACCCGCTAAATCATAAACCCTGGCCCCCATTTCCTTAATTTTGGAAATCTCCTCAGAGCCGCCTCTTCTTACGTTAAATCTAACTGCTCTTACTCCTGATTCGTGAAGGGAAAGTATTTCGGAATCTTTCGTATTTGCCGGAAGTTGTGTTACACCTACATAATTTTTTCCTAATATGGAAAGTGCATCCAGCAAGTAAGTTTGATCGAACGCTTGAAAAGATCCGGAGACAACAGCACCTCCTTTGATCCTAAGCCAATCCGCTTGCTTATTATAGTCTGAAACCGTAAATGGCTCCGGTAAAAACCCATGATTGGGCACCAAAGGAAATCTTGGATCTATGATATGAAAATGACAGTCGAAGATCCGCATCTCCGTAGTATAACATTTACGGAATATGAGTCAAGAGATTGTGGCTAGAAATTAATTTCCTTAAAAGTATTAAAAAGGCTTATTCTTCTTTAAAACGAAGCACTCTGGTCCCTGCAAAAAGATCGTGTAATGCGGTCCTTTTGTGAGAAAAGAAGATATAAAGCACTGAAATCCCATAATATAAAACAGAATCCCAGAAGGTAAAATTATCCAAAGGATTCAATTTATTTAAGATCCTATGAACGCCGGCCCAAGGTAAACCTTCCATCTCGGCCTGATGTTCCATAAATATCCTGGAATCGTATACAGCACTCATGATCGTTACTAAAGACAAAGTAAGCTCAGGTATAGTCCTGGCAAAAGATCTGATCCAGCCTAAGCGACCTTTAGAAGCATCAGTAACGATGATCCCTGCAAATGCCTTTCCTATCGTTCTGCCGTATAACGCATGCATTACGAATCTATACCCGACATA
This window encodes:
- a CDS encoding RDD family protein, whose protein sequence is MKSIFEKINIEEKHLAYASLSRRVYALILDTLILCPILLPQIMVFYYHNKMVYELLPFYTALHSLLYVGYRFVMHALYGRTIGKAFAGIIVTDASKGRLGWIRSFARTIPELTLSLVTIMSAVYDSRIFMEHQAEMEGLPWAGVHRILNKLNPLDNFTFWDSVLYYGISVLYIFFSHKRTALHDLFAGTRVLRFKEE
- a CDS encoding amidohydrolase family protein, with amino-acid sequence MRIFDCHFHIIDPRFPLVPNHGFLPEPFTVSDYNKQADWLRIKGGAVVSGSFQAFDQTYLLDALSILGKNYVGVTQLPANTKDSEILSLHESGVRAVRFNVRRGGSEEISKIKEMGARVYDLAGWHTELYIDAKEIDEFLEEVLLSLPKVSIDHLGLSKEGFSTILRLVKKGVRVKATGFGRTNIDIRSALTEIADINPDALMFGTDLPSTRSPAPFTEEDLHLVTDTFEGELLHKILYSNALDFYGVNVRV